In Gemmatimonadetes bacterium T265, one DNA window encodes the following:
- the amiB2 gene encoding putative amidase AmiB2, whose translation MRDVGTAGATATEIAAGVRAGTHDPRDVVRDALARIAAVDAAVGAFERVRVAEATAEAAALAQRADLGTLPLAGVPVAVKNNLPVAGEVTGNGTLAAAPAPAERDHPTVARLRAAGAVVVGVTRVPELCLWPFTDGPRGTARNPWDRARTPGGSSGGSAAAVAAGAVPVALGNDGLGSIRIPAACCGLFGLKPGRGVVPAEVGAHAWFGWSENGPLATTVDDAALVLGVLAGRDAPWPADPAPGGPGATPLRVAVALGAPTPGVRVDPAWRAAAERAAGVLADAGHRVRAAAPPAPLRFAARILAGWMAGAADDADALAAAGGDPGRLEARTRRHAASGRRLRALGFVRERDYDAWRALQLRFFADHDLLVTATLAHAPLPADGWAGRGWLATLKASVDFAPFTGGWNVAGFPAASVPLGVDAAGLPVAAQLVAPPGGEGRLLAAARTIEQVAPWARTAPSA comes from the coding sequence ATGAGGGACGTCGGGACCGCAGGCGCCACCGCAACCGAAATCGCGGCCGGCGTCCGCGCCGGGACGCACGACCCGCGCGACGTTGTACGCGACGCGCTCGCCCGCATCGCCGCGGTCGATGCCGCCGTCGGCGCGTTCGAACGTGTGCGGGTCGCAGAGGCGACCGCGGAGGCGGCCGCGCTCGCACAGCGCGCGGATCTCGGCACCCTGCCGCTCGCGGGCGTGCCGGTCGCGGTCAAAAACAACCTTCCCGTGGCGGGCGAGGTCACGGGGAACGGGACGCTCGCCGCCGCGCCGGCCCCGGCCGAGCGCGACCACCCGACCGTCGCGCGGCTGCGGGCGGCGGGGGCCGTCGTCGTCGGGGTGACGCGCGTGCCGGAGCTCTGCCTGTGGCCGTTCACGGACGGCCCGCGCGGCACGGCCCGCAACCCGTGGGACCGGGCGCGCACGCCGGGCGGCTCGAGTGGCGGAAGCGCGGCGGCGGTCGCGGCGGGGGCGGTCCCGGTCGCGTTAGGCAACGACGGGCTCGGCTCGATCCGCATCCCGGCCGCGTGCTGCGGGCTGTTCGGCCTCAAGCCCGGCCGCGGCGTGGTGCCGGCCGAGGTCGGCGCGCACGCCTGGTTCGGCTGGTCGGAGAACGGCCCGCTCGCGACCACCGTCGACGACGCCGCGCTCGTCCTCGGCGTGCTCGCCGGGCGCGACGCGCCGTGGCCGGCCGACCCCGCGCCGGGCGGCCCGGGCGCGACGCCGCTCCGCGTCGCCGTCGCGCTCGGCGCGCCGACCCCTGGCGTGCGCGTCGACCCCGCGTGGCGCGCGGCCGCCGAGCGCGCGGCTGGGGTGCTCGCCGACGCGGGGCACCGCGTGCGCGCGGCCGCCCCGCCCGCGCCGCTGCGCTTCGCGGCCCGCATCCTCGCCGGGTGGATGGCCGGCGCGGCGGACGACGCGGACGCGCTCGCGGCGGCGGGGGGCGACCCCGGCCGGCTCGAGGCGCGCACGCGCCGGCACGCCGCGTCCGGGCGCCGGCTGCGCGCGTTAGGTTTCGTGCGCGAGCGCGACTACGACGCCTGGCGCGCGCTGCAGCTCCGCTTTTTCGCCGACCACGACCTGCTCGTCACCGCGACGCTCGCGCACGCGCCGCTCCCGGCCGACGGGTGGGCGGGGCGCGGGTGGCTCGCGACGCTCAAGGCGTCCGTCGACTTCGCGCCGTTCACCGGCGGGTGGAACGTCGCGGGGTTCCCGGCGGCGAGCGTGCCGTTAGGCGTCGACGCCGCGGGGCTCCCGGTCGCGGCGCAGCTCGTCGCGCCGCCGGGCGGCGAGGGGCGGCTGCTCGCGGCGGCGCGCACGATCGAGCAGGTCGCGCCGTGGGCACGCACGGCGCCGTCCGCGTGA
- a CDS encoding twitching motility protein PilT, whose product MSAAPRRVPHDALLLDTHVFLWWADGELPRISREARDAIVAAPSIYVSLASAWELTIKSALRKMRLSVSFSYALDVNNFGALPISLAHIERVASLPAHHRDPFDRLLIAQAAHEGLTLVTHDDAFRAYPVPVLWT is encoded by the coding sequence ATGAGCGCCGCACCGCGCCGCGTTCCCCACGACGCGCTGCTCCTCGACACCCACGTGTTCCTGTGGTGGGCCGACGGCGAGCTGCCGCGCATCTCGCGCGAGGCGCGCGACGCGATCGTGGCCGCGCCGTCGATCTACGTGAGCCTCGCCTCCGCGTGGGAGCTGACCATCAAGAGTGCGCTCCGGAAGATGCGGCTGAGCGTGTCGTTTTCGTACGCCCTCGACGTCAACAACTTTGGCGCGCTCCCGATCTCGCTCGCACACATCGAGCGCGTGGCCTCGCTGCCGGCGCACCACCGCGACCCGTTCGACCGCCTGCTGATCGCGCAGGCCGCGCACGAGGGCCTCACGCTCGTCACGCACGACGACGCGTTCCGCGCGTACCCCGTGCCGGTGCTCTGGACGTGA
- a CDS encoding TonB-dependent receptor — protein MSARAAAGRCLTATALAAGAAGAQPARPDTARRDVSRDTARLAPVTVTVTRTPTARDRAPWAVDALDARAVRGARLTNGVADALANVPGVYAADRGNYSVDQRVSIRGFGARANFGLRGVKVLLDGVPQTLPDGQSQLTNVDLADVGRVEVLRGAAASLYGNASGGVLAFTTDLTAPAAGVGLGGRFEDGAYDRRKLQLRGATRVGDGTVAALSVSRLTDGSFRQHADAEQRRLALAADHAFSPATTGTVRLYLADDPRAENPGALTPAEYAARADSAAAVNILRGANKRVSQQQLALGLRHVGDDGARADVTAYGVLRDLWNPLATPPPGAPSGAAGARVGTLTTIYRHAGGARASAAKRLPLAADPARAPLLAAGLEWQQMRDLRRNARATGGAQTTPADTLLLDQLELVSNVAPFAQLTWAPTARLLVDAGARYDRVRFAVRDYFLRDGVDNSGARTMAAASGHVGVSAAVATAFTPYANVSTDFETPTTTELQAQPNNAGGFSPDLGPQRSRGAEVGARGTAPGGFLRYSAAVFGLHTRDAIVQWQEVNGRAYFRNAGRTRTTGAEFGLGARAPLHDVADALGLDVAYTLTRVRFVDYRVQTGSATATLDGRTLPGVPERFARVGLRARPFAGTLAPLAFEADHTWASALYGDDRNTIRVAGYGRGVLDARTLWDGGRLRPFVAVQNAFDQHYVGSVTVNGVGGRVLEPAPGRTAYVGLALDPGR, from the coding sequence GTGAGCGCGCGGGCGGCCGCCGGCCGGTGCCTAACGGCGACCGCGCTCGCCGCGGGCGCGGCGGGCGCCCAGCCCGCGCGCCCCGACACCGCCCGGCGGGACGTCAGCCGTGACACCGCGCGCCTCGCGCCCGTCACGGTCACCGTCACGCGCACGCCGACCGCGCGCGACCGCGCCCCGTGGGCCGTCGACGCGCTCGACGCGCGCGCGGTCCGCGGGGCGCGCCTCACGAACGGCGTCGCCGACGCGCTCGCGAACGTGCCCGGCGTCTACGCCGCCGACCGCGGCAACTACTCCGTCGACCAGCGCGTCTCGATCCGCGGCTTCGGCGCGCGCGCCAACTTCGGCCTGCGCGGTGTCAAGGTGCTGCTCGACGGCGTCCCGCAGACGCTGCCCGACGGGCAATCGCAGCTCACGAACGTCGACCTGGCCGACGTCGGCCGCGTCGAGGTCCTGCGCGGTGCCGCGGCGTCGCTCTACGGCAACGCCTCGGGCGGCGTGCTCGCCTTCACCACCGACCTTACCGCGCCCGCGGCGGGCGTCGGACTCGGCGGGCGGTTCGAGGACGGCGCGTACGACCGGCGCAAGCTGCAACTCCGCGGCGCGACGCGGGTCGGCGACGGCACGGTGGCCGCGCTCTCCGTCTCTCGCCTAACGGACGGTAGCTTCCGCCAGCACGCCGACGCCGAGCAGCGGCGGCTCGCGCTCGCGGCGGACCACGCCTTCTCGCCCGCGACGACCGGCACCGTCCGCCTCTACCTCGCCGACGACCCGCGCGCGGAGAACCCCGGCGCGCTCACCCCCGCCGAGTACGCCGCGCGCGCCGACTCGGCGGCGGCGGTCAACATCCTGCGCGGCGCCAACAAGCGCGTCAGTCAACAGCAGCTCGCGCTCGGCCTGCGCCACGTGGGGGACGACGGGGCGCGCGCCGACGTGACCGCGTACGGCGTGCTGCGCGACCTCTGGAACCCGCTCGCGACGCCCCCGCCGGGCGCGCCGTCGGGGGCCGCGGGCGCACGCGTCGGCACGCTCACGACCATCTACCGCCACGCCGGCGGCGCGCGCGCGTCGGCCGCGAAGCGCCTGCCACTCGCGGCCGATCCCGCCCGCGCGCCGCTGCTCGCCGCCGGCCTGGAGTGGCAGCAGATGCGCGACCTGCGCCGCAACGCGCGCGCGACCGGCGGCGCGCAAACGACGCCGGCCGACACGCTCCTCCTCGACCAACTCGAGCTCGTCAGCAACGTCGCGCCCTTCGCCCAACTCACGTGGGCGCCGACCGCACGGCTGCTCGTCGACGCGGGTGCCCGCTACGACCGCGTGCGCTTCGCCGTGCGCGACTATTTCCTGCGCGACGGCGTCGACAACAGCGGCGCGCGTACCATGGCCGCGGCCAGCGGGCACGTGGGCGTGAGCGCGGCCGTCGCGACCGCGTTCACGCCGTACGCCAACGTCTCGACCGACTTCGAGACCCCAACGACCACCGAGCTCCAGGCGCAGCCCAACAACGCCGGCGGCTTCTCCCCCGACCTCGGCCCGCAGCGCTCGCGCGGGGCCGAGGTCGGCGCGCGCGGCACCGCGCCCGGCGGGTTCCTGCGCTACTCGGCCGCGGTGTTCGGGCTTCACACGCGCGACGCGATCGTCCAGTGGCAGGAGGTGAACGGGCGCGCGTACTTCCGCAACGCGGGCCGCACGCGCACGACCGGGGCCGAGTTCGGGCTCGGCGCGCGGGCGCCGCTCCACGACGTCGCCGACGCGCTCGGGCTCGATGTCGCGTACACGCTTACGCGCGTGCGCTTCGTCGACTACCGGGTGCAGACCGGCAGCGCGACCGCCACGCTCGACGGGCGCACGCTCCCGGGCGTCCCCGAGCGGTTCGCGCGCGTCGGCCTGCGCGCGCGCCCGTTCGCGGGCACGCTCGCCCCGCTCGCGTTCGAGGCCGACCACACCTGGGCGTCCGCGCTCTACGGCGACGACCGCAACACGATCCGCGTCGCGGGCTACGGGCGCGGCGTGCTCGACGCGCGCACGCTGTGGGACGGCGGACGCCTGCGGCCGTTCGTCGCCGTCCAGAATGCGTTCGACCAGCACTACGTCGGCTCGGTGACCGTGAACGGCGTCGGCGGCCGCGTCCTCGAGCCCGCGCCGGGGCGCACGGCCTACGTCGGGCTCGCGCTCGACCCCGGCCGCTAG
- a CDS encoding GlcNAc-PI de-N-acetylase, whose translation MPHDLLLLLAHPDDESFFIAGTAARLAAAGRPAGLVCATRGQAGALGPADASPLATRETIGAVREQELRDACAAVHLDLVALLDYEDRQLGEAHPDEIRATLVRLIRAERPRVVATFDPNGVTRHPDHVAISRFTADAVPAAADPRWAPELGAAHRVRRVVWPSPAEPWTEWRPERLVALGGVDYVVDTTAHAAQKEAALAAHRTQQGSVRPLWYDKANRAGAARRVFDVETFRHAWGEPPPRVPAADVFEGLDG comes from the coding sequence GTGCCCCACGACCTGCTCCTCCTGCTCGCCCATCCGGACGACGAGAGCTTCTTCATCGCCGGAACGGCGGCGCGCCTCGCAGCAGCCGGCCGGCCCGCGGGGCTCGTCTGCGCCACGCGCGGCCAGGCGGGCGCGCTCGGGCCGGCGGACGCATCGCCGCTCGCGACCCGCGAGACGATCGGCGCGGTACGCGAGCAGGAGCTGCGCGACGCGTGCGCGGCCGTGCACTTGGACCTCGTCGCCCTGCTCGACTACGAGGACAGGCAGTTGGGCGAAGCGCACCCGGACGAGATCCGGGCGACGCTCGTCCGCTTGATCCGGGCCGAACGGCCGCGGGTGGTCGCGACGTTCGACCCGAACGGCGTCACGCGGCACCCGGACCACGTCGCCATCAGCCGGTTCACGGCAGACGCCGTGCCCGCCGCCGCGGACCCGCGCTGGGCGCCCGAACTCGGCGCCGCGCACCGCGTGCGGCGTGTCGTCTGGCCGTCCCCGGCCGAGCCGTGGACGGAGTGGCGACCCGAGCGCCTCGTCGCGTTAGGCGGCGTCGATTACGTGGTCGACACCACGGCGCACGCCGCGCAGAAAGAGGCCGCGCTCGCCGCGCACCGCACGCAGCAGGGGAGCGTTCGCCCGCTCTGGTACGACAAGGCCAACCGGGCGGGCGCCGCGCGCCGGGTATTCGACGTCGAGACGTTCCGCCACGCTTGGGGTGAGCCGCCCCCGCGCGTGCCGGCGGCGGACGTGTTCGAGGGACTGGACGGCTGA